A region from the Arvicanthis niloticus isolate mArvNil1 chromosome 29, mArvNil1.pat.X, whole genome shotgun sequence genome encodes:
- the LOC143440298 gene encoding histone H2B variant L1-like: MAKPIFKRYRYIRRHLKPFYRRYSRCSSINLGHGNYSLYINRVLKEVVPRRGISSHTVDIMNILINDIFERIATEACQWMHFRKRCTLTQEDIQKAVYLLLPKKLARLAVTFGMKAVHRFNHS, encoded by the coding sequence ATGGCCAAGCCCATCTTCAAAAGATACCGCTACATCAGAAGACATCTAAAACCGTTCTATAGAAGGTACTCACGCTGCTCTAGCATCAATcttggccatggaaattactcccTTTACATAAACAGGGTCCTGAAGGAAGTTGTCCCCAGGAGAGGTATATCATCTCATACTGTGGACATCATGAACATCCTGATCAACGACATCTTCGAACGCATTGCTACGGAAGCCTGTCAGTGGATGCACTTCAGGAAACGCTGCACCCTCACCCAAGAAGATATCCAGAAGGCAGTGTACCTGCTGTTGCCAAAGAAGCTGGCTAGGCTTGCTGTGACTTTTGGAATGAAAGCAGTCCACAGATTCAACCATTCCTAA